In one Pseudomonas sp. SCA2728.1_7 genomic region, the following are encoded:
- a CDS encoding TetR family transcriptional regulator — translation MNEITSNDTRDIILDVAEKLIYKSGIAATSMDLLVKTAGVSRKSIYRYFADKDALTVAALQRRDVRWMHWYRSAVDQAETPADRLLNLFTVLKSWFASEGFRGCAFINTSGETGDPQDPVRLVAKEHKQKLLDYVCELCTEHGAEDPQLLAKQLLILIDGAITVALVMGDHSAADNAQCMARKLLDL, via the coding sequence ATGAACGAAATCACTAGCAACGACACACGCGACATCATTCTGGATGTCGCCGAAAAGTTGATCTACAAAAGTGGCATCGCTGCCACCAGCATGGATCTTCTGGTGAAAACCGCCGGCGTCTCCAGAAAAAGCATCTACCGTTACTTTGCCGACAAAGACGCCCTGACCGTTGCCGCTCTGCAACGCCGTGACGTGCGCTGGATGCACTGGTACAGAAGCGCTGTCGATCAGGCCGAAACCCCGGCCGATCGCCTGCTCAACCTGTTTACCGTGCTCAAGAGCTGGTTTGCCTCCGAAGGCTTTCGCGGCTGCGCCTTCATCAACACCAGCGGCGAGACCGGCGACCCGCAGGACCCGGTGCGCCTGGTCGCCAAAGAACACAAACAGAAGCTGCTCGACTACGTGTGCGAGCTGTGTACCGAACATGGTGCCGAGGATCCGCAACTGCTGGCCAAACAGCTGCTGATCCTGATTGACGGTGCCATTACCGTAGCGCTTGTGATGGGTGATCACAGTGCCGCCGATAATGCGCAATGCATGGCGCGAAAGTTATTGGACCTGTAA
- the pssA gene encoding CDP-diacylglycerol--serine O-phosphatidyltransferase, producing MPLLFKRSLLPKLRSFPLTAEAVTILSGAAEFRRCLLEKIAAATQRIYIVALYLQQDEAGQEILDALHAAKLKRPELEIAVVVDWLRAQRGLIGAGKQPGNSAWYQEMTRTHQSEVPVYGVPVQTRELFGVLHLKGFVIDDCVVYSGASLNNVYLHKFDKYRFDRYHVLQSRELADSMHHLVKHGLIESKAVHRLDLPNLPTTRSLRNDIGDLRSRLKYATYDTATGTTARDGLSVTPLLGVGKKNPLNRAILELIASAQKQLTICTPYFNLPLGVIREINRALARGVKIDIVVGDKTANDFYIPPSEPFKVIAALPYLYEISLRRFAKRHQRNIDSGQLNLHLWRDGDNTYHLKGMWIDQRYTLLTGNNLNPRAFRLDLENALLIDDPKGEWLEPRAKELEEIFRHTTRIDSFQTLETLPEYPAGVAKFLKRVSRVRIERLLYRIL from the coding sequence ATGCCGTTGCTTTTCAAACGTTCCTTGCTGCCTAAACTGCGCAGCTTTCCGCTGACCGCCGAGGCCGTGACTATTCTGTCCGGCGCCGCCGAGTTCCGCCGTTGCCTGCTCGAGAAAATCGCGGCCGCGACCCAGCGCATCTACATCGTTGCGCTGTATCTGCAACAAGACGAAGCCGGTCAGGAAATCCTCGATGCACTCCACGCCGCCAAGCTCAAGCGTCCCGAGCTGGAAATCGCCGTGGTGGTCGACTGGTTGCGTGCCCAGCGCGGGCTGATCGGCGCCGGCAAGCAGCCGGGCAACTCGGCGTGGTATCAGGAAATGACTCGCACGCACCAAAGCGAAGTGCCGGTGTACGGCGTGCCGGTGCAGACCCGCGAGCTGTTCGGCGTGCTGCATCTGAAGGGCTTTGTGATCGACGACTGCGTGGTCTACAGCGGTGCGAGCCTGAACAACGTTTACCTGCACAAGTTCGACAAGTACCGTTTCGACCGTTATCACGTCCTGCAAAGCCGCGAACTGGCCGACTCGATGCATCACCTGGTCAAGCACGGCCTGATCGAATCGAAAGCGGTGCATCGCCTGGATCTGCCAAACCTGCCGACCACGCGTAGCCTGCGCAACGACATCGGTGATCTGCGCAGCCGTCTGAAGTACGCCACTTACGACACCGCCACGGGCACCACCGCCAGAGACGGTCTGTCCGTTACACCTTTGCTGGGTGTGGGCAAGAAAAACCCGTTGAACCGGGCGATTCTTGAGTTGATCGCCAGCGCGCAAAAGCAACTGACCATCTGCACGCCATACTTCAACCTGCCGCTGGGCGTGATCCGTGAGATCAACCGCGCGCTGGCCCGAGGCGTGAAGATCGACATCGTCGTCGGCGACAAGACCGCCAATGACTTTTATATCCCGCCGAGCGAGCCGTTCAAGGTGATCGCGGCGCTGCCGTATCTGTACGAGATCAGCCTGCGCCGCTTCGCCAAACGGCATCAGCGCAACATCGACAGCGGTCAGTTGAACCTGCACTTGTGGCGTGATGGTGACAACACCTATCACCTCAAGGGCATGTGGATCGATCAGCGCTATACGCTGCTGACCGGCAACAACCTCAATCCACGGGCGTTCCGCCTGGATCTTGAAAACGCGTTGTTGATCGATGACCCGAAAGGCGAATGGCTGGAGCCGCGGGCGAAGGAACTGGAAGAGATTTTCCGCCATACCACGCGGATCGACAGCTTCCAGACTCTGGAAACGTTGCCGGAATACCCGGCCGGGGTGGCCAAGTTTCTCAAGCGCGTTAGCCGGGTGCGGATTGAGCGGTTGCTCTACCGGATTCTGTAA
- the efeO gene encoding iron uptake system protein EfeO: MKKTPLALLLTLGLLNTPLSAFAATAPLDLVGPVSDYKIYVTEQLDELGSHTQQFTDAVKKGDLATAQKLYAPTRVYYESIEPIAELFSDLDASIDSRVDDHEKGVKAEDFTGFHRIEYSLFSEKSTQGLNELADKLNSDVKDLQTRVAGLTFPPEKVVGGAAALLEEVAATKISGEEDRYSHTDLYDFQGNIDGAKKIVDLFRPQIEQQDKAFVAKVDKNFATVDKILAKYKTKDGGFETYDKVKDNDRKALVGPVNTLAEDLSTLRGKLGLN, encoded by the coding sequence ATGAAAAAGACGCCACTCGCGCTATTGCTGACCCTTGGTTTGCTCAACACCCCGCTGTCGGCATTCGCCGCGACAGCACCGCTGGATCTGGTCGGGCCGGTTTCGGACTACAAGATTTACGTCACCGAACAACTCGATGAACTGGGCAGCCACACCCAGCAATTCACCGATGCGGTAAAGAAAGGCGACCTCGCCACCGCGCAAAAACTCTACGCGCCGACCCGCGTTTACTACGAGTCGATCGAGCCGATTGCCGAGCTGTTCAGTGACCTCGATGCGTCCATCGACTCGCGCGTCGACGACCATGAAAAAGGCGTTAAAGCTGAAGACTTCACCGGTTTCCACCGCATCGAATACTCGCTGTTCTCGGAGAAAAGTACTCAGGGCCTGAACGAGCTGGCGGACAAGCTCAACAGCGACGTCAAAGACCTGCAGACTCGCGTGGCTGGCCTGACTTTCCCGCCTGAGAAAGTCGTCGGTGGTGCCGCTGCGCTGCTGGAAGAAGTCGCCGCGACCAAGATCTCCGGCGAAGAAGATCGCTACAGCCACACCGACCTGTATGACTTCCAGGGCAACATCGACGGTGCGAAGAAAATCGTTGATCTGTTCCGTCCGCAGATCGAGCAGCAGGACAAGGCTTTTGTCGCGAAGGTCGACAAGAACTTTGCCACCGTCGACAAGATTCTGGCCAAGTACAAGACCAAGGATGGTGGTTTCGAGACGTATGACAAGGTGAAGGATAACGACCGCAAAGCGCTGGTTGGGCCGGTGAATACGCTGGCGGAAGACCTGTCCACGTTGCGTGGCAAGCTGGGTCTGAATTAA
- the efeB gene encoding iron uptake transporter deferrochelatase/peroxidase subunit has protein sequence MKDIEPLNLQRRRVLMGMGAAGVALAGSALSCPAMAAAPAQVTEAPSSDKTEDRHDFHGVHQTGIVTPRPASGMLVSFDVLASDREDLERLFRTLNERIAFLMKGGPVAQIDPKLPPPDSGILGPNVTPDNLTITVSVGESLFDERFGLAEAKPKRLIRMVGFPNDALDADYCHGDLSLQFCSNTADTNIHALRDIVKNLPDLLLVRWKQEGSVPPQAPAKPGVPAQSARNFLGFRDGSANPDSNDGKAMDRLVWVQPGSDEPAWAAHGSYQAVRIIRNFVERWDRTPLQEQESILGRVKTTGAPMGGQHESEVPDYSKDPAGKLTKLDAHIRLANPRTAASQANLILRRPFNYSNGVNKNGQLDMGLLFICYQADLEKGFITVQTRLNGEPLEEYLKPVGGGYFFTLPGVTGDKDFIGRSLLNATQPKTAA, from the coding sequence ATGAAAGATATCGAACCACTCAACCTGCAACGTCGCCGTGTCTTGATGGGCATGGGCGCCGCCGGTGTCGCCCTCGCCGGGTCCGCCTTGAGCTGCCCGGCCATGGCTGCCGCGCCTGCGCAAGTCACCGAAGCACCGAGCAGCGACAAAACCGAAGACCGCCACGATTTCCACGGCGTGCATCAGACCGGCATCGTCACCCCGCGCCCGGCCTCGGGCATGCTGGTTTCCTTCGACGTATTGGCCAGTGATCGCGAAGACCTTGAGCGGCTTTTCCGCACCCTCAACGAGCGCATCGCGTTTCTGATGAAGGGCGGCCCGGTCGCACAGATCGACCCGAAATTGCCGCCGCCGGACTCCGGCATCCTCGGCCCGAACGTGACGCCGGACAACCTGACCATCACCGTTTCCGTCGGCGAATCGCTGTTCGACGAGCGCTTCGGTCTGGCCGAGGCCAAACCCAAACGGCTGATCCGTATGGTCGGTTTCCCCAACGATGCGCTGGATGCCGATTACTGCCACGGCGACCTGAGCCTGCAGTTCTGCTCGAACACCGCCGACACCAACATCCACGCCCTGCGCGACATTGTCAAAAACCTCCCTGATCTGTTGCTGGTGCGCTGGAAACAGGAAGGCAGCGTACCGCCGCAAGCCCCGGCGAAACCCGGTGTGCCGGCACAATCGGCGCGCAACTTCCTCGGTTTCCGCGACGGCTCGGCCAACCCGGATTCCAACGATGGCAAAGCCATGGATCGCCTGGTCTGGGTGCAACCGGGCAGCGACGAGCCGGCCTGGGCTGCGCATGGCAGCTATCAAGCGGTGCGGATCATCCGCAACTTCGTCGAGCGCTGGGATCGCACGCCGCTGCAGGAGCAGGAAAGCATTCTTGGCCGGGTCAAAACCACCGGTGCACCGATGGGTGGCCAGCATGAAAGCGAAGTCCCGGACTACAGCAAGGACCCGGCGGGCAAGCTGACCAAACTCGACGCGCACATTCGTCTGGCCAACCCGCGCACCGCCGCGAGCCAGGCCAACCTGATCCTGCGCCGGCCGTTCAACTACTCCAACGGCGTGAACAAGAACGGTCAGCTCGACATGGGCCTGCTGTTCATCTGTTACCAGGCCGATCTGGAAAAAGGCTTCATCACCGTGCAGACCCGCCTCAACGGCGAACCACTGGAGGAATACCTCAAACCGGTCGGCGGCGGTTATTTCTTCACCCTGCCGGGTGTCACCGGCGACAAGGATTTCATCGGTCGCTCGTTGCTCAACGCCACACAACCGAAAACCGCTGCCTGA
- the efeO gene encoding iron uptake system protein EfeO gives MSKPNTPQASPPRALRWAVAGSVVVMIAAGGMFYYASKMAAAKRQHNHDEVVVNIHPGSCEPSALTVPAGRASFRIVNRSDRAVEWEILNGVLVVEERENIAPGLSQVINANLQPGDYAITCGLLSNPRGTLQVTPTAASDAAAKAKPSMVAFVGPLSEFRVYLASQSSALTKAVTALNQAIESGDLSQAQALYLPARAAYQRLAPAAQRLAELDNSINARADYFEKREQDPAFVGFHRLEYALFQQRKLDELTPVAQRLLSDVTTLKQQLLAQSLPPEQLVSIIVRNLNTLSDVRAASGEEERYSHSDLNGFAANAQTAHKVVDLLRPMLSKSAAELLPNIDKALADFDSELDSYKIKDGYASYDAISGAQRKQIADKAQALADALDGIDPALGLSGL, from the coding sequence ATGTCAAAGCCTAATACTCCTCAGGCCTCCCCTCCTCGCGCCTTGCGTTGGGCGGTGGCCGGTTCGGTGGTGGTGATGATCGCCGCCGGTGGTATGTTTTATTACGCCTCGAAAATGGCTGCGGCCAAGCGTCAGCACAACCACGATGAAGTGGTGGTGAACATTCATCCCGGCAGTTGCGAACCCAGCGCGCTGACGGTGCCGGCCGGCCGCGCCAGCTTCCGCATCGTCAACCGTTCTGACCGCGCGGTGGAATGGGAAATTCTCAACGGCGTGCTCGTCGTTGAGGAGCGCGAAAACATCGCGCCGGGCCTGAGTCAGGTCATCAATGCCAATCTGCAGCCCGGCGATTACGCGATCACCTGCGGCCTGCTGAGCAACCCGCGCGGCACGCTGCAGGTGACGCCGACGGCCGCTTCTGATGCTGCCGCGAAGGCCAAACCGTCGATGGTCGCTTTCGTCGGGCCGCTGTCGGAATTCCGCGTGTACCTGGCCAGCCAAAGCAGCGCGCTGACCAAAGCTGTGACGGCACTCAATCAAGCCATCGAAAGTGGCGATCTGAGCCAGGCGCAGGCGCTGTACCTGCCGGCACGTGCGGCTTATCAACGTCTGGCCCCTGCCGCGCAACGCTTGGCCGAACTGGACAACAGCATCAACGCCCGCGCCGATTATTTCGAAAAACGCGAGCAGGATCCGGCGTTCGTCGGCTTCCACCGCCTCGAATACGCCCTGTTCCAGCAACGCAAACTCGACGAACTGACGCCGGTCGCCCAGCGCTTGCTCAGCGACGTCACCACGCTCAAACAACAACTGCTCGCGCAGAGCCTGCCACCCGAACAACTGGTCAGCATCATCGTGCGCAACCTCAACACCCTGTCCGACGTCCGTGCTGCCAGCGGTGAAGAAGAACGCTACAGCCACAGCGACCTCAACGGTTTCGCTGCCAACGCGCAAACCGCACACAAAGTCGTCGACCTGCTGCGGCCAATGCTGAGCAAGTCGGCGGCCGAGCTGTTGCCGAACATCGACAAGGCACTGGCGGATTTCGACAGCGAACTCGACAGCTACAAGATCAAGGACGGCTACGCCAGCTACGACGCCATCAGCGGCGCACAACGCAAGCAGATCGCCGACAAGGCCCAGGCTCTGGCCGACGCATTGGATGGCATCGATCCCGCCCTCGGCCTCTCCGGCCTGTAA
- the efeU gene encoding iron uptake transporter permease EfeU: MLVPFLIMLREGIEAALIVGIIASYLQQTGRGQWMPAVWIGVFLAAALALLVGGGLELVSAEFPQKQQELFEGIVGLVAVGILSSMVFWMRKVARSIKHSLQASLDQALTSSKHQVIALIAMVFFAVAREGLETVFFLLAVFQQSEGPGAPIGALLGLILAIIVGFLIYSGSMRLNLSAFFKWTGLFILVVAAGILANSVQALHEAGLWNHLQTVLFDFSATLPMDGPLGSVLAGMFGYQDAPTVSTLGAYLLYLLVALVMFFYPAPAPKPSAQSSSVSSQ; this comes from the coding sequence ATGCTCGTTCCCTTCCTGATCATGCTGCGCGAAGGCATTGAAGCCGCGCTGATCGTTGGCATTATCGCCAGTTACCTCCAGCAAACCGGCCGTGGTCAATGGATGCCCGCCGTGTGGATCGGCGTATTTCTCGCCGCCGCTCTCGCCCTGCTGGTCGGCGGTGGTCTGGAACTGGTCAGTGCCGAATTCCCGCAAAAGCAGCAGGAGCTGTTCGAAGGCATCGTCGGCCTGGTCGCCGTGGGCATTCTCAGCTCGATGGTGTTCTGGATGCGCAAGGTCGCGCGCTCGATCAAGCATTCGCTACAAGCCTCGCTGGATCAGGCACTGACTTCTTCGAAACACCAAGTGATCGCCTTGATCGCGATGGTCTTTTTCGCCGTCGCCCGTGAAGGCCTGGAGACGGTGTTTTTCCTGCTTGCGGTGTTCCAGCAAAGCGAAGGCCCGGGCGCGCCGATCGGTGCCCTGCTCGGGCTGATTCTGGCGATCATCGTCGGCTTCCTGATCTACAGCGGCAGCATGCGCCTCAACCTTTCGGCGTTCTTCAAGTGGACCGGACTGTTCATTCTGGTGGTTGCCGCCGGGATTCTCGCCAACTCGGTGCAAGCGCTGCATGAAGCCGGGCTGTGGAATCACCTGCAAACCGTGCTCTTCGACTTCAGCGCGACGCTGCCAATGGACGGCCCGTTGGGCTCGGTGCTGGCCGGCATGTTCGGTTATCAAGATGCGCCGACCGTCAGCACCCTCGGTGCGTATCTGCTTTATCTGCTGGTGGCGCTGGTGATGTTCTTTTACCCGGCTCCCGCGCCGAAGCCCTCCGCACAATCGTCTTCCGTTTCCAGCCAATAA
- a CDS encoding AraC family transcriptional regulator, with the protein MSEKDTIAVQLVREALLQSCAPGVATEEALNKVGIDPALLQTDHGRVPASQYARLWRLLARRGDDEFFGMDPRKLKSGSLEFLCRSAMAQPTLAAGLSTGLSFLSLMLERMPAQLVHQQSLAEIVLLEDDPEPRRAFTYFTYWMIVHGVACWLAGRRIPILAIELRCPEPEFTDDYRVMFSENLRFDRPRTRMIFSADCLDLPIKRTAEELKRFLAHAPANILVKYRDPESLASRIKQDLRQLPAEQWPETEALAQQLCMSASTLRRRLAEEGQTYQGLKDSVRKELAIVWLAEPSISFVEIAARLGFADASSFYKAFRKWSGSNPGHYRTLILNEVV; encoded by the coding sequence ATGTCGGAAAAAGACACCATCGCCGTGCAACTGGTGCGTGAAGCGCTGCTGCAAAGTTGTGCCCCGGGCGTGGCCACGGAAGAAGCCTTGAACAAGGTCGGGATCGATCCGGCGTTGCTGCAAACCGACCACGGCCGGGTACCGGCGTCGCAATACGCCAGACTCTGGCGCCTGCTGGCCCGCCGTGGTGATGACGAGTTTTTCGGCATGGACCCGCGCAAGCTCAAGTCCGGCAGCCTTGAATTCCTCTGTCGCAGCGCCATGGCGCAACCGACACTCGCAGCGGGTTTGAGCACGGGGTTGAGTTTTCTCTCACTGATGCTGGAGCGCATGCCGGCGCAACTGGTGCATCAGCAAAGTCTGGCGGAAATCGTCTTGCTCGAAGACGATCCCGAGCCGCGCCGCGCCTTTACCTATTTCACCTACTGGATGATTGTCCACGGCGTAGCCTGCTGGCTGGCCGGGCGACGCATTCCGATTCTGGCCATCGAACTGCGCTGTCCCGAGCCGGAATTCACCGATGACTATCGGGTGATGTTCTCGGAAAACCTGCGTTTTGATCGGCCTCGTACGCGGATGATCTTCTCGGCGGATTGCCTCGATCTGCCGATCAAGCGCACCGCCGAGGAATTGAAACGCTTTCTCGCCCACGCCCCGGCCAACATACTGGTCAAGTACCGCGATCCCGAAAGTCTCGCCAGCCGGATCAAACAGGATCTACGGCAACTGCCCGCCGAGCAGTGGCCGGAAACCGAAGCGTTGGCCCAGCAACTGTGTATGTCCGCTTCGACCTTGCGCCGGCGCCTGGCGGAGGAAGGTCAGACCTATCAAGGCCTCAAAGACAGCGTGCGCAAGGAGTTGGCCATTGTCTGGCTGGCGGAACCTTCTATCAGTTTTGTCGAGATTGCCGCGCGTTTGGGGTTTGCTGATGCGAGTTCGTTCTACAAGGCGTTTCGCAAGTGGTCGGGGTCGAATCCGGGCCATTACCGCACGCTGATCCTGAATGAGGTTGTCTGA
- a CDS encoding AMP-binding protein: MRDYLSATAQFNYQHTVDAALSGTLAALNACVECCDRHALPGRIALFWEGRDGASATYTFSELQDKAARFANFLLAQGVQKGDKVAGLLPRNVELLITVLATWRIGAVYQPLFTAFGPKALEHRLNSSGAKVVVTDAVNRPKLAEVADCPTLVTVGGAKGQGIVRGDFSFWAELANYSNVCEPVMLTGEDPFLLMFTSGTTGPSKALSVPLKAIVAFQSYTRDAVDLRPEDSFWNVADPGWAYGIYFGVTGPLSMGHPITFYDGPFTLESTCRVINKYGITNLTGSPTAYRLLIAGGDEFAKSIKGKLRIVSSAGEPLNPEVIRWFADNLNVVIHDHYGQTELGMVLCNHHGLDHAVHVGAAGFASPGHRIVVLDDQYNELGVGQPGILAIDRPQSPMCWFGGYEGAPTKAFVGDYYLSGDTVEWNPDGSISFVGRSDDVITTSGYRVGPFDVESALIEHPAVVEAAVVGKPDPERTELVKAFVVLSAQYRAAPELAEELRQHVRKRLAAHSYPREIEFVSELPKTPSGKLQRFILRNQEIAKAQEAAAHNVSA; encoded by the coding sequence ATGCGCGATTACTTGTCTGCCACCGCACAGTTCAACTATCAGCACACCGTGGATGCCGCGCTCAGCGGTACGCTTGCGGCGCTTAACGCCTGCGTCGAGTGCTGCGACCGCCATGCCTTGCCGGGGCGCATTGCGCTGTTCTGGGAAGGCCGCGATGGCGCCAGCGCGACGTACACGTTCAGCGAGCTGCAGGACAAAGCCGCGCGTTTCGCCAATTTCCTTCTCGCCCAAGGCGTGCAGAAAGGTGACAAAGTCGCCGGGCTGTTGCCGCGCAACGTTGAATTGCTCATCACCGTGTTGGCCACCTGGCGCATCGGCGCGGTGTATCAACCGCTGTTCACCGCGTTCGGCCCGAAAGCCCTCGAACATCGCCTGAACAGTTCCGGCGCCAAAGTCGTGGTCACCGACGCGGTCAACCGGCCGAAACTCGCTGAAGTCGCCGATTGCCCGACGCTCGTTACCGTCGGCGGCGCCAAAGGCCAGGGCATTGTCCGAGGTGATTTCAGCTTCTGGGCCGAACTGGCCAACTATTCCAACGTCTGCGAGCCGGTCATGCTGACCGGAGAAGACCCGTTCCTGTTGATGTTCACGTCCGGCACCACCGGCCCGTCGAAAGCCCTGTCAGTACCGCTAAAAGCCATCGTCGCCTTCCAGAGCTACACCCGCGATGCCGTCGATCTGCGCCCGGAAGATTCATTCTGGAACGTCGCCGATCCGGGCTGGGCTTACGGCATCTATTTCGGTGTGACCGGTCCGCTGTCGATGGGCCACCCGATCACCTTCTACGATGGCCCGTTCACTCTCGAAAGCACCTGCCGGGTGATCAACAAATACGGCATCACCAATCTCACCGGATCGCCAACGGCTTATCGCTTGCTGATTGCTGGCGGTGACGAGTTCGCCAAGTCGATCAAAGGCAAACTGCGCATCGTCAGCAGTGCCGGCGAGCCGCTGAACCCGGAAGTGATCCGCTGGTTTGCCGACAACCTCAACGTGGTGATCCACGACCATTACGGCCAGACCGAGCTGGGCATGGTGCTGTGCAACCACCACGGTCTCGACCACGCGGTTCATGTCGGCGCCGCCGGTTTCGCATCGCCGGGCCACCGTATAGTCGTACTCGACGATCAGTACAACGAACTCGGCGTCGGCCAGCCGGGCATCCTCGCCATCGACCGGCCGCAATCGCCGATGTGCTGGTTCGGCGGTTACGAAGGCGCGCCAACCAAAGCCTTCGTCGGTGATTACTACCTGAGCGGCGACACCGTCGAATGGAACCCGGACGGCAGCATCAGTTTCGTCGGTCGCAGCGATGACGTGATCACCACCTCCGGCTACCGCGTTGGCCCGTTCGACGTGGAAAGTGCGCTGATCGAACACCCGGCGGTGGTTGAAGCGGCGGTGGTCGGCAAACCCGATCCGGAACGCACCGAACTGGTCAAAGCCTTCGTCGTGCTGAGCGCGCAATACCGTGCCGCGCCGGAGCTGGCCGAAGAGCTGCGCCAACACGTACGCAAGCGTCTGGCCGCGCATTCGTACCCGCGTGAAATCGAATTTGTCAGCGAATTGCCCAAGACCCCGAGTGGCAAATTGCAGCGCTTTATCTTGCGCAACCAGGAAATCGCCAAGGCTCAAGAGGCCGCGGCGCATAACGTTTCAGCTTGA
- a CDS encoding SDR family NAD(P)-dependent oxidoreductase has protein sequence MQIENKVFIVTGGASGLGAATAELLVSAGAKVMLVDMNAEAVAAQAQRLGAQSVVADISNEAAAEAAVQATVKAFGSLNGLVNCAGIVRGEKILGKNGPHALSSFAQVINVNLIGSFNMLRLAAAAIAESEPNADGERGVIINTASVAAFDGQIGQAAYSASKGAIASLTLPAARELARFGIRVMTIAPGIFETPMMAGMTPEVRDSLAAGVPFPPRLGKPAEYAALVRHIIENSMLNGEVIRLDGALRMAAK, from the coding sequence ATGCAGATCGAAAACAAGGTTTTTATCGTTACCGGCGGCGCATCCGGCCTCGGTGCGGCTACCGCTGAATTGCTGGTGAGTGCCGGCGCCAAAGTGATGCTGGTGGACATGAATGCCGAAGCGGTGGCCGCGCAGGCTCAGCGTTTGGGCGCGCAAAGCGTGGTTGCCGATATCAGCAACGAAGCCGCTGCCGAAGCCGCTGTGCAGGCGACGGTCAAGGCCTTCGGCAGCCTCAATGGTCTGGTCAACTGCGCCGGCATCGTCCGTGGCGAGAAGATCCTCGGCAAGAACGGCCCGCATGCGCTGAGCAGCTTTGCTCAGGTGATCAACGTCAACCTGATCGGCAGCTTCAATATGCTGCGTCTGGCTGCTGCGGCGATTGCCGAATCCGAGCCAAACGCTGATGGCGAACGCGGAGTGATCATCAACACTGCATCTGTGGCGGCGTTCGACGGTCAGATCGGTCAAGCGGCATATTCCGCTTCGAAAGGCGCGATCGCCAGCCTGACCCTGCCGGCCGCCCGCGAACTGGCGCGTTTCGGCATCCGCGTGATGACCATCGCACCGGGCATTTTCGAAACCCCGATGATGGCCGGCATGACCCCGGAAGTGCGTGATTCGCTGGCCGCCGGCGTGCCGTTCCCGCCGCGCCTGGGCAAGCCTGCCGAGTACGCCGCACTGGTTCGGCATATCATCGAAAACAGCATGCTCAACGGCGAGGTGATCCGTCTCGACGGCGCCTTGCGCATGGCCGCCAAGTAA